One Sagittula stellata E-37 genomic window carries:
- a CDS encoding sugar-binding transcriptional regulator: MSRLNELRMIARVAQMYYVERQRQADIARHLRISQATVSRMLKKAQEEDIVRTTVVAPSGVYADLEAGLREQFGLSEAIVVECSEDRDGAIMARIGEAAAHFLEATLQPGEIIGVSSWSETILRMVDNIHPMKSGKARAVVQTLGGMGDPAVQTHANQLTTRLARLTGAEARLLSAPGVAQSREAKLVLLGDPYVRETMNLFSKITLAIVGIGAVEPSSMLARSGNVFSSRELAEVTEAGGVGDMSLRFFDKDGQPVRTPLDERVIGMSLDELSKVERVIGLAGGQSKTEAIRGALRAGVLDLLVTDRFTASRLLSLDEVSEPA; the protein is encoded by the coding sequence ATGTCCCGCCTGAACGAGCTGCGCATGATCGCGCGCGTGGCTCAGATGTACTACGTCGAACGCCAGCGGCAGGCGGATATAGCCCGACACCTGCGGATTTCGCAGGCAACGGTCTCGCGGATGCTGAAGAAGGCCCAGGAAGAGGACATCGTGCGCACCACGGTCGTCGCGCCGTCCGGGGTCTATGCCGACCTCGAAGCCGGCCTGCGCGAACAGTTTGGCCTGTCAGAGGCCATCGTAGTCGAATGCTCGGAGGATCGCGATGGCGCGATCATGGCGCGCATCGGCGAAGCGGCGGCGCATTTCCTCGAAGCGACGTTGCAGCCCGGCGAGATCATCGGCGTGTCGAGCTGGTCGGAAACCATCCTGCGCATGGTCGACAACATCCATCCGATGAAGTCCGGCAAGGCACGTGCCGTCGTGCAGACGCTTGGCGGGATGGGTGACCCGGCAGTGCAGACCCATGCCAATCAACTGACGACGCGGCTGGCGCGGCTGACCGGCGCCGAGGCCCGTCTGTTGTCCGCCCCCGGGGTCGCACAGTCGCGCGAGGCGAAACTGGTGCTGCTGGGTGACCCTTATGTCCGAGAGACCATGAACCTGTTCAGCAAGATCACCCTTGCCATTGTCGGCATCGGTGCCGTCGAACCGTCGTCCATGCTCGCGCGGTCAGGCAACGTGTTCTCGTCCCGCGAACTGGCCGAGGTGACGGAGGCAGGAGGCGTCGGCGACATGTCCCTGCGCTTCTTCGACAAGGATGGACAGCCGGTCCGCACGCCATTGGACGAGCGTGTGATCGGCATGTCGCTGGATGAGCTGTCCAAGGTCGAGCGTGTGATCGGCCTTGCCGGCGGTCAATCCAAGACCGAGGCCATTCGCGGTGCGTTGCGGGCGGGGGTTCTGGATCTTCTGGTGACGGACCGGTTCACGGCGTCACGGCTGCTGTCTCTGGACGAGGTATCGGAGCCAGCCTAG
- the ytfQ gene encoding galactofuranose ABC transporter, galactofuranose-binding protein YtfQ, whose protein sequence is MTFKTTLLASTLAIAPIAAMAADLTIGFSQIGSESGWRAAETTVTKQEAEKRGIDLKFADAQQKQENQIKAIRSFIAQGVDAILVAPVVATGWDEVLEEAKDADIPVVLLDRTVDADKSLYLTAVTSDLVHEGRVAGEWLVSEMGDQDCRIVELQGTTGSSPAIDRKKGFEEGIAGHDNLQIVRSQTGDFTRAQGKVVMESFLKAEGGENICALYAHNDDMAVGAIQAIKEAGLKPGEDIKIVAIDAVPDAHKAIAEGEMNATIELTPNMAGPALDALEAYLASGTEPEKWIQTESKLFTSEDDNQAIYDMKKDLGY, encoded by the coding sequence ATGACATTCAAGACAACGCTACTGGCGTCCACGCTCGCTATTGCCCCGATCGCCGCAATGGCCGCCGATCTCACCATCGGGTTCAGCCAGATCGGATCGGAATCCGGTTGGCGCGCGGCAGAGACAACCGTGACCAAGCAAGAAGCCGAAAAGCGCGGGATCGACCTCAAGTTCGCGGATGCGCAGCAGAAGCAGGAGAACCAGATCAAGGCGATCCGGAGCTTCATCGCACAGGGCGTCGACGCGATCCTCGTGGCACCCGTGGTCGCAACCGGTTGGGACGAGGTTCTGGAAGAGGCCAAGGACGCCGACATCCCGGTCGTGCTGCTCGACCGCACCGTCGATGCGGACAAGTCGCTTTACCTGACCGCTGTGACCTCCGATCTCGTGCACGAGGGCCGGGTGGCCGGTGAATGGCTGGTGAGCGAGATGGGCGATCAGGATTGCCGCATCGTCGAGCTGCAGGGCACCACGGGGTCGTCGCCGGCAATCGATCGCAAGAAGGGCTTCGAAGAAGGCATCGCCGGACACGACAACCTTCAGATCGTGCGCAGCCAGACGGGTGATTTCACCCGTGCGCAGGGCAAAGTCGTCATGGAGAGCTTCCTGAAAGCGGAAGGTGGCGAGAACATCTGCGCGCTGTATGCCCATAACGATGACATGGCGGTCGGCGCGATCCAGGCAATCAAGGAAGCGGGCCTGAAACCGGGCGAGGACATCAAGATCGTCGCCATCGACGCCGTGCCGGACGCGCACAAGGCGATTGCCGAGGGCGAGATGAACGCCACCATCGAATTGACGCCGAACATGGCCGGGCCCGCGCTCGATGCACTGGAGGCCTACCTCGCCAGCGGCACCGAGCCCGAGAAGTGGATTCAGACCGAATCCAAGCTGTTCACCAGTGAAGACGATAACCAGGCGATCTACGATATGAAGAAAGACCTGGGCTACTGA
- a CDS encoding sugar ABC transporter ATP-binding protein: MKDTLTPDDRPVLRARGVSKFFPGTIALDDVDLALRPGEVHALLGENGAGKSTLIKCLTGAYRRDAGLIELDGQEVEPQSTADSQKLGIGTVYQEVNLLPNLTVAENLFLGRQPMRAGFVARRRMNREARDVLAGYGLDVDPGEPLTAYSVAIQQVIAIARAVEMSGKVLILDEPTASLDRDEVQLLFGVIRQLTARGLAVVFITHFLDQVFDISDRATVLRNGRVVGTVNMSEVSQRDVITMMLGRQLEARVQRHEVGPAGKGLVAIEGLAKRGMIEPFSLNIREGEVVGLAGLLGSGRTETCNLIFGAVQADQGRILLREKEISVSRPRDAIAHRFALCPEDRKVDGIVGDLSVRDNIILALQARQGWMRPIPRAKVNEIAESYVRALDIRLASLDMPIRLLSGGNQQKALLARWLATNPDFLILDEPTRGIDVGAHAEIIALIEQLRADGMALLVASSEMEELVAYSTRVVVLRDRQQVSELTGDAITPENIVRAIADEGEAA; the protein is encoded by the coding sequence ATGAAAGACACGCTGACACCCGATGACCGCCCGGTGCTGCGGGCGCGCGGGGTATCGAAATTCTTCCCCGGCACCATCGCGCTGGACGATGTGGACCTCGCGCTTCGGCCCGGCGAGGTGCATGCGCTTCTGGGCGAGAACGGCGCGGGAAAGTCGACGCTGATCAAGTGTCTGACCGGTGCCTACCGCCGTGACGCAGGCTTGATCGAACTGGACGGGCAGGAGGTTGAGCCGCAATCCACCGCCGACAGCCAGAAGCTGGGGATTGGCACGGTCTACCAGGAGGTCAATCTGCTGCCGAACCTGACCGTTGCAGAGAACCTGTTCCTTGGCCGACAGCCGATGCGCGCGGGGTTCGTTGCGCGGAGGCGGATGAACCGCGAGGCGCGGGATGTTCTGGCGGGCTACGGACTGGACGTCGATCCGGGCGAGCCGCTGACTGCTTATTCGGTCGCCATCCAGCAGGTCATAGCCATTGCCCGCGCAGTCGAGATGTCGGGCAAGGTTCTGATCCTCGACGAGCCGACGGCCAGCCTAGACCGGGACGAGGTGCAACTGCTGTTCGGCGTGATCCGGCAACTCACCGCGCGCGGGCTGGCGGTTGTCTTCATCACGCACTTCCTCGACCAGGTCTTCGATATATCGGACCGTGCGACCGTGCTGAGGAATGGCCGGGTCGTGGGCACGGTCAATATGTCCGAAGTGTCCCAGCGGGACGTCATCACGATGATGCTGGGCCGCCAGCTGGAGGCCCGGGTCCAGCGCCACGAGGTCGGTCCGGCAGGCAAGGGACTGGTCGCCATCGAGGGGCTGGCGAAGCGCGGCATGATCGAGCCGTTCTCGCTGAACATTCGCGAAGGCGAAGTGGTCGGGCTTGCCGGGCTACTTGGTTCGGGCCGGACGGAGACCTGCAATCTCATTTTCGGCGCAGTGCAAGCCGATCAGGGGCGCATCTTGTTGCGGGAAAAGGAAATCTCCGTGTCCCGTCCGCGAGACGCCATCGCGCATCGCTTTGCCCTGTGCCCGGAAGATCGAAAGGTGGATGGCATCGTCGGCGACCTTTCGGTGCGCGACAACATCATCCTGGCCCTGCAGGCGCGGCAAGGCTGGATGCGGCCCATTCCGCGCGCCAAGGTCAACGAGATCGCCGAAAGCTATGTGCGCGCGCTGGACATCCGGCTGGCCTCTCTCGACATGCCGATCCGGCTGTTGTCGGGGGGCAACCAGCAGAAGGCGCTCCTGGCACGCTGGCTGGCGACCAACCCGGATTTCCTGATCCTCGACGAACCGACCCGGGGCATCGACGTGGGGGCCCATGCCGAGATCATCGCCCTGATCGAACAATTGCGTGCGGACGGGATGGCCCTTCTGGTCGCCTCGTCGGAGATGGAGGAGCTGGTGGCCTACAGCACCCGCGTGGTCGTCCTGCGCGACCGGCAACAGGTGTCGGAGCTGACGGGAGACGCGATCACGCCCGAAAACATCGTTCGGGCCATTGCGGATGAAGGAGAGGCAGCGTGA
- a CDS encoding ABC transporter permease produces the protein MGPKPSTLKRVMPQLLILAAALALNVLVFPEFFHIDFRNGRLFGNVVDVLNRGAPVALLCIGMTLVIATRGIDLSVGAVMAIAGAVAASVVVDGHGWVTALLAALAAGGVCGLWNGFLVAVLRIQPIVATLVLMVAGRGIAQLVTEGKILTFSDPGLIHLGAGVVAGIPTPILIWVTLGLLVAWAVRKTALGMLIEAIGINERSSRLAGINSRVLLICVYTVSGLCAALAGVIVAADIKGADANNAGLWLELDAILAVVIGGNSLLGGRFSILASLIGALIIQSVNSVILLSGMPPEFNLVIKAVLILCILVIQSPRIGNLIYILRASGPQPQPDRPPLPKKEAAR, from the coding sequence ATGGGACCGAAACCTTCGACACTGAAACGGGTGATGCCTCAGTTGCTGATCCTCGCTGCGGCGCTTGCGCTGAACGTACTGGTGTTCCCGGAGTTCTTCCACATCGACTTCCGCAATGGACGGTTGTTCGGCAACGTCGTGGACGTGCTGAACCGCGGCGCGCCGGTGGCCTTGCTGTGCATCGGGATGACGCTGGTCATCGCGACGCGGGGCATCGACCTGTCGGTGGGCGCGGTCATGGCCATCGCGGGTGCTGTCGCGGCGTCGGTTGTCGTCGACGGGCACGGCTGGGTCACGGCCCTTTTGGCCGCGCTTGCGGCGGGTGGTGTCTGCGGGCTGTGGAACGGGTTCCTCGTTGCGGTCCTGCGCATTCAGCCCATCGTCGCGACGCTGGTCCTGATGGTGGCCGGGCGTGGCATCGCGCAGCTTGTGACGGAGGGCAAGATCCTGACGTTCTCCGACCCGGGGCTGATCCACCTCGGCGCAGGCGTGGTGGCCGGAATCCCCACGCCGATCCTGATCTGGGTGACGCTGGGCCTGCTGGTGGCCTGGGCCGTGCGCAAGACGGCGCTGGGGATGCTGATCGAGGCCATCGGGATCAATGAACGATCCTCGCGGCTGGCCGGGATCAACAGCCGCGTCCTGCTGATCTGCGTCTACACCGTTTCGGGTCTGTGTGCCGCGCTGGCCGGTGTCATCGTCGCCGCCGACATCAAGGGGGCCGACGCCAATAACGCGGGGCTCTGGCTGGAACTCGACGCGATCCTGGCCGTGGTTATCGGCGGCAATTCCCTTCTGGGCGGGCGGTTCTCTATCCTCGCCTCGCTGATCGGTGCGCTGATCATCCAGTCGGTCAACTCCGTCATCCTGCTGTCGGGTATGCCGCCGGAGTTCAACCTGGTCATCAAGGCTGTGCTGATCCTCTGTATCCTGGTGATCCAGTCGCCACGGATCGGGAACCTGATCTACATCCTGCGCGCGTCCGGGCCGCAACCTCAGCCCGACCGGCCGCCCTTACCTAAAAAGGAGGCGGCACGATGA
- the yjfF gene encoding galactofuranose ABC transporter, permease protein YjfF: MIRSTHLPLLVTLATLVLAYALCAAAYPAMLSTRVMSNLLTDNAFLGIAAVGMTFVILSGGIDLSIGSVIAFTGVFLAVVLRETSMHPLLAFVLVLCITTGFGAAMGATIHYLEMPPFIVTLAGMFLARGAAYVLSTESVPITHEFYDTLQGLYWKAPGGGRFRLIGGIMVLTFIVGIVVAHRTRFGQNVYALGGGEQAARLMGVPQAMTTVGIYATSGCLAGLSGIVFSLYTSAGYSLATVGVELDAIAAVVIGGTLLTGGYGFVGGTFFGILIMGLIQTYIVFDGTLSSWWTKIVIGGLLFAFILLQKGLTWATQAKATRARRRTATGSAALS; encoded by the coding sequence ATGATCCGCTCGACACATCTGCCCCTACTGGTGACACTGGCGACCTTGGTCCTGGCCTACGCCCTGTGCGCCGCAGCCTATCCGGCGATGCTCTCGACGCGGGTGATGTCCAACCTGCTGACCGACAACGCCTTCCTCGGGATCGCGGCGGTGGGCATGACCTTCGTCATCCTGTCCGGCGGGATCGACCTGTCGATCGGATCGGTGATCGCCTTCACCGGCGTCTTCCTCGCCGTGGTGCTGCGCGAAACGTCGATGCACCCGCTTCTGGCCTTCGTACTCGTGCTGTGTATCACCACCGGGTTCGGCGCGGCGATGGGGGCCACGATCCACTACCTGGAGATGCCGCCGTTCATCGTCACGCTGGCGGGTATGTTTCTTGCCCGTGGCGCAGCCTACGTGCTGTCGACGGAAAGCGTGCCGATCACGCATGAGTTCTACGACACGCTGCAGGGCCTTTACTGGAAGGCGCCGGGAGGCGGGCGGTTCCGGCTGATTGGCGGCATCATGGTGTTGACATTCATCGTCGGCATTGTCGTGGCTCACCGCACCCGGTTCGGACAGAATGTCTATGCCCTTGGCGGCGGAGAGCAGGCGGCGCGGCTGATGGGGGTTCCGCAGGCGATGACCACAGTGGGCATCTATGCGACATCCGGTTGCCTCGCGGGGCTGTCTGGTATTGTGTTCTCGCTCTATACCTCTGCGGGGTATTCTCTGGCGACGGTCGGCGTCGAGCTCGACGCCATCGCGGCGGTGGTGATCGGGGGCACCTTGCTGACCGGAGGATACGGCTTTGTCGGGGGCACGTTCTTCGGCATCCTCATCATGGGTCTGATCCAGACCTACATCGTGTTCGACGGCACCCTGTCGAGCTGGTGGACCAAGATCGTGATCGGAGGGCTGCTGTTCGCATTCATCCTCCTGCAGAAAGGACTGACGTGGGCAACGCAGGCAAAGGCGACCCGGGCAAGACGACGAACAGCGACTGGCTCCGCCGCTCTCTCATGA
- a CDS encoding FadR/GntR family transcriptional regulator, whose translation MTLMQAGGGAERASNHTAFVVEQLGRAIVAGEYPADTMIPLDPDLCEMFGVSRTVVREAKKTLIAKGLIQSKAKVGTHVRPADEWNMFDQDVMRWHAAVKNPTRFYEELFEIRMIFEPAAAAQAAGRVNQLGCEELYRLCDQIAAATSRADFALADYAFHKQVLKMSGNRFLQSLGDLVQTALYSLFMSESNRDYADRREGVAERHRAIAAAIASGTPEAAREAMGRVIHDGYWNAIPDARVAGG comes from the coding sequence ATGACCCTGATGCAGGCCGGCGGCGGGGCGGAGCGCGCGTCGAACCACACGGCCTTCGTGGTGGAACAGTTGGGGCGGGCCATCGTTGCCGGGGAATACCCGGCGGACACCATGATCCCGCTCGACCCCGACCTGTGCGAGATGTTCGGCGTCTCGCGGACCGTCGTGCGCGAGGCCAAGAAGACCCTGATCGCCAAAGGCCTGATCCAGTCCAAGGCCAAGGTCGGCACGCATGTGCGGCCCGCCGACGAATGGAACATGTTCGACCAGGACGTGATGCGCTGGCATGCGGCGGTCAAGAACCCGACCCGGTTCTACGAAGAGCTTTTCGAGATCCGCATGATCTTTGAACCGGCCGCGGCGGCGCAGGCTGCGGGACGGGTGAACCAGCTTGGATGCGAAGAGCTTTACCGCCTATGCGACCAGATCGCGGCAGCCACCAGCCGCGCGGATTTCGCGCTGGCGGACTATGCCTTTCACAAGCAGGTCCTGAAGATGTCGGGCAACCGTTTCCTGCAGTCGCTGGGGGATCTGGTGCAGACGGCGCTCTATTCGCTGTTCATGTCCGAATCGAACCGGGACTATGCCGACCGGCGGGAAGGCGTGGCCGAGCGTCACCGGGCCATCGCGGCGGCCATCGCCTCCGGGACGCCGGAGGCTGCGCGGGAGGCCATGGGCCGGGTGATCCACGATGGCTACTGGAATGCCATTCCCGACGCGCGCGTTGCGGGTGGGTAA
- a CDS encoding class 1 fructose-bisphosphatase, which yields MLTLPHDTLSKAPILPACLPGDGVGRIVNALAHALPAIAARLAAGRLPGDPAALVGTNDSGDAQKALDVGAHDHILAELRGCDVRHMLSEEAEAVETLDPEGCYDIAIDPIDGSGSIGIGAPLGMLFVIYPTGPKTFARPGSEAVASGYASFGHSLDFGYTLGKGIQVFTYDGQDFREAARDLMLRPTASTIAYNASNERHWPDSLQAWARDLRLGKDGPRGRDFNMRWLAAAVGDLHRIVLKGGAFLYPADRRKGYENGRLRLAYEAVPIAFLMEAAGGKATDGTRRILDLVPSHPHKNVPLVFGAAEEVDIIARYLNG from the coding sequence ATGCTGACCCTGCCCCACGACACGCTTTCGAAGGCGCCGATCCTGCCTGCCTGCCTGCCGGGGGACGGCGTCGGGCGCATCGTCAACGCGCTTGCCCACGCCCTGCCCGCCATCGCCGCGCGCCTTGCGGCGGGCCGGCTTCCGGGCGACCCTGCGGCGCTTGTCGGCACCAATGACAGTGGCGATGCGCAGAAGGCTCTCGATGTCGGCGCCCACGACCACATCCTTGCGGAGCTGCGCGGGTGCGACGTCCGCCACATGCTATCGGAAGAGGCGGAGGCGGTCGAAACGCTCGATCCCGAGGGCTGCTACGACATCGCCATCGACCCCATCGACGGATCCGGGTCCATCGGGATCGGCGCGCCTCTGGGGATGTTGTTCGTCATCTACCCCACCGGCCCCAAGACCTTCGCGCGTCCCGGTTCCGAGGCGGTCGCGTCCGGGTACGCGTCCTTCGGGCACTCGCTCGACTTTGGATACACGCTCGGAAAAGGGATACAGGTTTTCACATATGACGGGCAGGACTTCCGGGAAGCGGCGCGCGATCTGATGCTCAGGCCCACGGCGTCGACCATCGCTTACAACGCCTCGAACGAGCGGCACTGGCCGGACAGTCTGCAGGCCTGGGCGCGAGATCTGCGGCTTGGCAAGGACGGCCCGCGCGGACGGGATTTCAACATGCGCTGGCTGGCAGCCGCAGTCGGCGACCTGCACCGCATCGTCCTGAAGGGCGGCGCGTTCCTGTATCCGGCAGACCGGCGCAAGGGATACGAGAATGGCCGCTTGCGCCTTGCCTACGAAGCGGTGCCCATCGCCTTTCTCATGGAGGCCGCAGGTGGCAAGGCGACTGACGGCACGCGCCGCATTCTGGACCTGGTCCCCTCCCACCCGCATAAGAATGTGCCGCTCGTTTTCGGAGCGGCGGAAGAGGTGGACATCATCGCGCGCTACCTGAACGGTTGA
- a CDS encoding 6,7-dimethyl-8-ribityllumazine synthase, whose protein sequence is MTDFTDKRIAFIRARWHADIVDRAHEGFLAEAKTQLPGAQVDAYDVPGAFEMPLLAKRLAHTRRYDAVVAAAFVVDGGIYRHDFVADAVVKGLMDAQMQTDVPVFSVSLTPHNYQETELLTAFYREHFVTKGAEAARAVRGVFDIALPRPELAVVNG, encoded by the coding sequence ATGACCGATTTCACAGACAAACGCATCGCCTTCATCCGCGCGCGCTGGCACGCCGACATCGTCGACCGGGCGCACGAGGGTTTCCTGGCCGAGGCGAAGACGCAATTGCCCGGCGCGCAGGTGGACGCCTACGATGTGCCCGGCGCTTTCGAGATGCCGCTGCTGGCCAAGCGGCTGGCCCATACCCGGCGCTACGACGCGGTGGTCGCCGCGGCCTTCGTCGTCGATGGCGGCATCTACCGGCACGACTTCGTCGCGGACGCTGTGGTCAAGGGGCTGATGGACGCGCAGATGCAGACCGACGTGCCGGTGTTCAGCGTATCGTTGACACCCCACAACTATCAGGAAACAGAACTGCTGACTGCGTTCTACCGTGAGCATTTCGTCACCAAGGGCGCGGAAGCGGCGCGCGCCGTCCGAGGCGTGTTCGACATCGCCCTGCCCCGTCCCGAGCTGGCTGTGGTGAACGGCTGA
- a CDS encoding FAD binding domain-containing protein, which produces MRYHSPTSFTDAAGIAAGASGLTRFLAGGTDVLVQMRAGMVQPDDLIDLKKIPGVGDITRTDDGGWRIGVAVPGIALGANAGLKTDWPGVVEGMELVGSTQIQGRATLAGNLCNGSPAADSVPGLVAAGATVEITGPEGTRTLPVEELPAGPGKTHLAKGEMVSAILLPPRGQHGGDAYLRFIPRTEMDIAVVGCAVNLTLDGDTIKSARVALGAVAPTVILVPEAAEAIIGTTLDDAAIAKLESVAKSAAKPISDKRGTSEFRVEIAGVLAKRAARIAYARAKGEQA; this is translated from the coding sequence ATGCGATATCACAGTCCCACGAGTTTCACGGACGCCGCAGGCATTGCTGCGGGGGCGTCCGGGCTGACGCGGTTTCTGGCCGGCGGTACGGATGTCCTTGTGCAGATGCGGGCGGGCATGGTGCAACCCGACGACCTGATCGACCTCAAGAAGATCCCCGGGGTTGGCGACATCACCCGCACCGATGACGGCGGCTGGCGAATCGGCGTCGCGGTGCCGGGTATTGCCCTCGGGGCCAACGCGGGGCTTAAGACAGACTGGCCCGGTGTGGTCGAGGGCATGGAACTGGTGGGCTCCACCCAGATCCAGGGCCGTGCGACGCTGGCCGGGAACCTGTGCAACGGCTCGCCCGCTGCGGATTCCGTGCCGGGTCTCGTGGCGGCCGGTGCAACGGTCGAGATCACCGGCCCGGAAGGCACGCGGACCCTCCCGGTGGAAGAGTTGCCCGCGGGCCCCGGCAAGACGCACCTCGCAAAAGGCGAAATGGTCAGCGCGATCCTGCTTCCGCCGCGCGGACAGCACGGTGGCGACGCTTACCTGCGTTTCATTCCACGGACCGAGATGGACATCGCCGTGGTCGGCTGTGCGGTCAACCTGACCCTCGACGGCGACACGATCAAATCCGCGCGCGTCGCCCTGGGGGCCGTGGCGCCCACTGTGATCCTCGTCCCGGAGGCTGCAGAGGCCATCATCGGCACCACGCTCGACGACGCCGCCATAGCGAAGCTAGAATCCGTGGCCAAAAGCGCTGCCAAACCGATCAGTGACAAGCGCGGCACCTCGGAGTTCCGCGTGGAGATCGCGGGTGTTCTGGCGAAACGTGCCGCGCGCATCGCCTACGCCCGCGCGAAAGGAGAACAGGCATGA
- a CDS encoding (2Fe-2S)-binding protein, translating into MSKIHVTTTINGDPVEFLADPRETLLDCLRDKVGLTGSKEGCGTGDCGACSVELDGTLVCSCLVLGVEADGKSVSTIEGMASDNDLHPLQRKFIEHAALQCGFCTPGILVAAKKLLEVNPDPTEEETRYWLAGNLCRCTGYDKIVRAVMDAAAEMRQEVA; encoded by the coding sequence ATGAGCAAGATCCATGTGACAACGACGATCAACGGCGATCCGGTCGAATTCCTCGCCGACCCGCGCGAGACGCTGCTGGACTGTCTGCGCGACAAGGTCGGGCTGACCGGCTCCAAGGAGGGCTGTGGCACCGGCGACTGCGGCGCCTGCAGCGTCGAACTGGACGGGACGCTGGTGTGCTCCTGCCTGGTGCTGGGCGTTGAGGCCGACGGCAAGTCGGTTTCCACCATCGAGGGCATGGCATCGGACAACGATCTGCATCCGCTCCAGCGCAAGTTCATCGAACACGCGGCGCTGCAGTGCGGGTTCTGCACTCCGGGCATCCTTGTTGCGGCGAAGAAGCTGCTGGAGGTGAACCCTGACCCGACCGAGGAAGAGACCCGCTATTGGCTGGCGGGCAACCTGTGCCGCTGCACCGGTTACGACAAGATCGTGCGCGCCGTGATGGATGCGGCGGCTGAAATGCGTCAGGAGGTGGCGTGA